GCACTTCTTGGTCTGGACTGCGAGTGATTTGGTAGCGCACGTTAGCGAGTTCAAACTCAAAGGTAATCGTAGTCAACAGCTTGGCATCTGCGTAATCACAACGCATCTGGTCACCGGTACGCTCACTACCCGTCGTTTCGCCATACAGGGCGTAACAAATAGCATCTAGAATCGAGCTCTTTCCTGAACCCGTCGGACCGTTGATAAGAAATAGTGGTGACTCACCCAAAGAGCGAAAATCTATCTGTTCGACACCAGAAAATGGGCCAAAGGCTTGCAGAGTCAGTTTAATCGGTTTCATTCTACTTACTGCTCCTCCGTCTGTTTACGCAGTGACTGTAATACATCCGAGACCATGTCGGTTTGGTCTTCTGTCATTGCATCACCCTGAACCTCAAGGAAGAAGTCTTGGAACATATCGATCTCTGAGCGCCCTAGCCTCGCTTGCCCCATTTCGGTCTCTACGCCAATCAGCATGCCAGGCTTCTCTAAATGAAGTACATTGGGATACACCTCGCGAAGCTTCGCCATTGGGTCTAGGATCGCGTGTTTGTCCGTCAGCCTGACTAACAGATAGTCATCTGCATTTGGGTCTTGCTTACCCTGCTCAATAAGGTCGAGGAGGTCACCTTCGATAATACGCATATCGTGAGGTGCCGTAAGGGGTATGGTTGATATCACAGGCTCAGTTTTGCCAGGAGAAAGCTCAACCAAGGTCATACCTTTGTTGTGAAACTGCTCAGAGAAGGAATATTTCATTATCGACCCGGAATATCGTATGTGCTCGGCTCCGCGCTTTTGCGCCTGATGCAAATGACCCAGAGCGACATAATCGAACTGCTTAAAGTGCTCATAACTGACTCGATCAGCACCACCAATTGAAAGCGTACGCTCAGATTCGCACGTCTGCGCTCCATCTATAAAGCAGTGGCTCAGTAGGACATTTTGCGTTGAATAATCCACCACTGCATTTAATTGTTCAGCCATATGTTGGTGGGCTTCATCGTGATTACTGACCGATACTTTGTAGTGATGGCGTACTTGCTCAGGATCGGCATAAGGCAACCCATAAAAGAACACCGTATGGCCCTGCTTGGCGGTGATTTCTATCGGGGTGGTGA
This is a stretch of genomic DNA from Vibrio maritimus. It encodes these proteins:
- a CDS encoding exonuclease SbcCD subunit D; its protein translation is MKFIHTSDWHLGRQFHNVSLLDDQKHVLEQIKHYLATHDIDALLIAGDVYDRSVPPTSAIEVLDEFLNHVVQDLAIPVIMISGNHDGAKRLGFGSRQFGQAGLHIISSLEQITTPIEITAKQGHTVFFYGLPYADPEQVRHHYKVSVSNHDEAHQHMAEQLNAVVDYSTQNVLLSHCFIDGAQTCESERTLSIGGADRVSYEHFKQFDYVALGHLHQAQKRGAEHIRYSGSIMKYSFSEQFHNKGMTLVELSPGKTEPVISTIPLTAPHDMRIIEGDLLDLIEQGKQDPNADDYLLVRLTDKHAILDPMAKLREVYPNVLHLEKPGMLIGVETEMGQARLGRSEIDMFQDFFLEVQGDAMTEDQTDMVSDVLQSLRKQTEEQ